A genomic region of Planococcus kocurii contains the following coding sequences:
- a CDS encoding ISL3 family transposase: MEELMTLLDEHLSCSGIDISDDIIRFSVISTRKECVCPSCQQTSSRVHSRYSRSFQDLPIQDKKVIITLLNRKLFCDNMACHRTTFAETFHFIDHNAKKTQRLKETILEVSLTQSSVSAAAYLSQHVVDVKKSTICNYQKKKHYPDQ; this comes from the coding sequence GTGGAAGAACTCATGACATTACTGGATGAACATCTAAGTTGTAGCGGTATCGATATCTCGGACGATATTATTCGTTTTTCTGTGATTTCTACCCGAAAAGAATGTGTATGTCCTTCTTGCCAACAAACTTCTTCTCGCGTTCACTCTCGTTATAGCCGAAGTTTTCAAGATTTACCCATTCAAGATAAAAAGGTAATCATTACACTTTTGAACCGGAAACTGTTTTGCGATAATATGGCCTGTCACCGGACAACATTTGCCGAAACTTTTCATTTTATAGACCATAATGCGAAGAAAACTCAGAGACTGAAAGAAACGATACTTGAGGTTTCCCTTACTCAAAGTTCTGTTTCGGCCGCGGCCTATCTATCGCAACATGTAGTCGATGTCAAAAAGAGTACCATCTGTAATTATCAAAAAAAAAAGCATTATCCCGATCAATAA